Within the Plesiomonas shigelloides genome, the region GCTCTTTGTCGATGAACTGAAAATTCGGCGCAAACGGGGCGATGTGATGACCGAAGACGGTCAAGATCAGCAAAAAAAGCAGACCATAAAAACCGATCATCGAGACGGTATCGCCTCGGTACAGGTTCCAAGTATGTGCCATACGGCTAGGCATTACAGTACGGTGTGGCATATCAGTGAACCTCGTACCATTCTTTACGGATCAGCGGGTTAACCGCGGCGCCGACCAGTTCCGACAGCACGCTGATAAAAATAACGGAGCTACCCACCACCACCACACCGGCGGAGATGGCGGCATAGTCATGCTGGTTCAGTGCTTGAATCAACCAGCGGCCAATTCCTGGCCAGCTAAATACGGTTTCAGTGATCATCGCCAGTGTCAGCATGGTGGAAAATAACAGCCCTAATTTAGGAATGATCGGTGGTAGGGCATTGCGCAAAATCGAGCGGCGCAAAATGGTCAGTCGTGACCACCCGCGGGTAGCCGCCACTTTCACATACGGTTTGTCGACCACTTGTTCAGTACTGGCGCGCATCAAGCGGATCACTTCGGTGGTCGGTGATAACGACAGCACGACCACCGGTAAAATCATGTGCATCACGGTGTTGTAAATAATCTGCTCGCGGTACGGTGAGTCAGATAACCACGCATCCACCAGAATAAATCCGGTTACCCGCTGCACTTCATACAGCAGACTGTGTTGACCGGAAATCGGCAGCCAGCCTAAGTGCAGGGAAAACAGCATGATCAGCAAGATCCCCAGCCAGAATACCGGGATGGAAAAACCAACCAACGCGATGGCGGAGATAATGAAATCTTGCCAGCGACCACGGCGCGCACCGGCAATCAGACCGAGCGGAATACCGACGATCAGCGCCAGAATAAAGGCTAGCAAGCACAGCTCCAGCGTGGCCGGAAACACGTTCAGCAATTGCTCGCTAAGTGGCTCGCCAGTGACGTTGGAGACGCCGAAGTTGCCATCGCTCAACGCCATCAGGTACTGGCTGTAACCGTCAAACCATGACAGATCAGACGGCGCGCTACCATAGCTTTTGAGCCAGTAGCCGATGAGGGTCAGGATCAGCACCGTAATCACCAACAGGCTGAGCCGACGCAGGGTGTAGATGATCATTGCTCAGGCTCCTGCCGGTAAACTTCGGAAAACGAGGTACTGCCGAACGGGCTGAGAACTAAGCCGTTCAGGTCGGCGCGGTGCCCTTGCAGGCGCAGTGAGTGCGCAATTGGGATCACAGGCGTTTCTTCTTCCATAATTTGTAAGGCGTTGCGATAAAACAGCAGGCGGCTGGCCAATTTGTCGGTGGTCAGGGCCGCATGTAGGAAGGCATCAAAACGCGGCTCGCACCAGCGCGCGTAGTTACTGCCGGAGTCGATGGCGTTGCAGCCAAGCTGAGGGCGCAAGAAGCTGTCGGGGTCATCGCTGTCGGAAACCCAACCGGTCAGTACCATGTCGTAATCGCCGCTTTGCAGCATGCCGCGCTCAAAACTTTGGGTATCGATCGGGATAATTGACACTTTCACCCCAGCTTTGGCCATATCCGCTTGGATCAGCTCAGCCATTTTCAGTGGCGACGGGTTATAGCTTTGTGCGGAGGTCGGTACCCACAATTTGAGCTTCAGATCTGACACTCCGGCTTCCGCCAGCAGCTTTTGTGCTTCCGCCGGGGTGTAGTAGTGTTCGGCCAGACGATGGTCAAACGCCCATGAAACCGGCGGCAGCAAAGAGCGTGCAGGCTCCGCAGTACCGTAGTAAATGGATTTCAGCAGACGATCGCGATTAACCAGCATAGAGAGTGCGCGGCGCACTTTCGGGTTGTTCAGCGGCGCTTTTTGGGTGTTGAGTGCCAGATAAGAGACGTTCATCCCCGATTGTACGCTCAGCTTCAGCTTAGGATCGTCTCGCAGCAACGCAATCTGGTTAGCTGCCGGATAGGGTAGAACATCGCACTCGCCGGTGATCAATTTGGCCATCCGGCCAGCACCGCCTGACGCGAAGTCCACCACCACTTGGGCAATGCGCGCCCGGCCTTTCCAATATTCGTCGTGACGGGCGAGACGGATGTACTGTCCGTTACGGTACTCTTGTAACTTGAACGGGCCAGAGCCGATCGGCAGGCGGTCAATCTGTTCTTGTTTGCCTTCTTTGAGCAGTTGATCGGCGTACTCTTTGGACAAGATCACCGCAAAGTGCGTGGCTAAGTGGGTTAGGAAGGAGGAGTCCGGACGCAGCAATTTGATTTGCACTTCGTCATCATTAAGTTTGGTGATGGACTCAATCTTGCTACCCAGCTGCAAGCTATCAAAATAGGGATAAGAACCGCCGCCG harbors:
- the sapA gene encoding ABC transporter substrate-binding protein SapA; this translates as MSGLKIRCGVSLWHAWYWISGLFLLLAQPAWANETLPAEIYQKGFVYCTAGNTNILNPQRVKAGVTIDAISTQVYDRLLDINPFTYRLMPSAAESWQISDAGRTFTFKLRRGIQFHQTAWFTPTRALNADDVVFSLQRIFDPKSPYHMVGGGSYPYFDSLQLGSKIESITKLNDDEVQIKLLRPDSSFLTHLATHFAVILSKEYADQLLKEGKQEQIDRLPIGSGPFKLQEYRNGQYIRLARHDEYWKGRARIAQVVVDFASGGAGRMAKLITGECDVLPYPAANQIALLRDDPKLKLSVQSGMNVSYLALNTQKAPLNNPKVRRALSMLVNRDRLLKSIYYGTAEPARSLLPPVSWAFDHRLAEHYYTPAEAQKLLAEAGVSDLKLKLWVPTSAQSYNPSPLKMAELIQADMAKAGVKVSIIPIDTQSFERGMLQSGDYDMVLTGWVSDSDDPDSFLRPQLGCNAIDSGSNYARWCEPRFDAFLHAALTTDKLASRLLFYRNALQIMEEETPVIPIAHSLRLQGHRADLNGLVLSPFGSTSFSEVYRQEPEQ
- the sapB gene encoding putrescine export ABC transporter permease SapB; translation: MIIYTLRRLSLLVITVLILTLIGYWLKSYGSAPSDLSWFDGYSQYLMALSDGNFGVSNVTGEPLSEQLLNVFPATLELCLLAFILALIVGIPLGLIAGARRGRWQDFIISAIALVGFSIPVFWLGILLIMLFSLHLGWLPISGQHSLLYEVQRVTGFILVDAWLSDSPYREQIIYNTVMHMILPVVVLSLSPTTEVIRLMRASTEQVVDKPYVKVAATRGWSRLTILRRSILRNALPPIIPKLGLLFSTMLTLAMITETVFSWPGIGRWLIQALNQHDYAAISAGVVVVGSSVIFISVLSELVGAAVNPLIRKEWYEVH